A DNA window from Propionispora vibrioides contains the following coding sequences:
- a CDS encoding type IV pilus modification PilV family protein, with protein MKNQRGSLLIDILIGCLILSVALLSIGFAFQHSVRASSYVENYNGALRIAQQAAEALRVNDGTNSFTINIPDKITTGNMTYTVSVSTPAPVAGNANLLSVNITVSWGANNMTITNYYYLKP; from the coding sequence ATGAAAAATCAAAGGGGCTCCTTGTTAATTGATATTTTAATTGGGTGTTTAATACTATCAGTGGCATTGCTCTCTATAGGCTTCGCCTTTCAACATTCTGTACGTGCATCATCATACGTTGAAAACTATAACGGTGCTTTACGTATAGCACAACAAGCAGCCGAGGCATTACGAGTGAATGATGGTACAAACAGCTTTACCATCAATATACCCGATAAAATAACAACTGGAAATATGACTTATACTGTTAGTGTCTCGACACCGGCACCAGTTGCAGGAAACGCTAATTTATTATCTGTTAATATAACCGTATCTTGGGGAGCGAATAACATGACTATAACAAACTACTATTATTTAAAACCATGA
- a CDS encoding PilW family protein: MGKNEKGLTIVELLVGIAILSIIGAGIFGIMFTSNQIYNTSSSRLDAATYNREVSAAITNELRYASKVKALGSTLQYTVASNSREIKLDTIQHALIANEFIIAPGQVESLNFTAKNSNGKATITAIFNLYGKSNNTVTITTINSATIE; this comes from the coding sequence ATGGGAAAAAACGAAAAAGGGTTAACCATAGTCGAATTACTTGTCGGAATAGCAATTCTATCAATTATCGGTGCAGGGATATTTGGAATCATGTTTACCTCAAATCAAATATATAACACTTCTTCTAGTAGACTTGATGCGGCCACATATAACCGAGAGGTTTCCGCAGCAATTACCAACGAACTTCGGTATGCTAGTAAAGTTAAAGCATTAGGATCAACCTTGCAATACACTGTCGCATCTAATAGCCGTGAAATAAAATTGGATACAATACAACACGCTTTAATTGCTAATGAATTTATCATTGCTCCCGGGCAAGTTGAAAGCTTAAACTTTACCGCTAAAAATAGTAATGGCAAAGCAACTATTACTGCAATATTTAATTTATACGGAAAAAGTAATAACACGGTTACCATTACGACCATTAATTCTGCTACAATAGAATAA